ACCGTGCGCGAACAGCGAGGTCATGAGCAGGGCGAGGTTGCCCTTCTCGACCTGCGCCTGGGTGTACTCCGGGATCGCGGCCGGGAAGTCGTTGGTCGCATTGCTCGGCGCGGCCGGGGGCTGCTGCGGGGCGTGCGCCGCCGGGGCGGGCCGGCCCGCGGCCGACGGGTCACCGCTACGCGGGAACGGGTTCGTCGCCGTGCTCGGTGCGGCCGGATCCGTGGCCGTGGGGGACTGGGCGCTGGCGCCCGGCGGGGGAGTGTTCTGGCCGGAGGTGCTGTCCTCTCCGGCGCTCGCCGAGGGCTGGCCGTTGTTATTGGTCCCGCCGGTCTGATCGCCGGTCTGCTGGCCGCCCGTCTGGCTCTCGTCGGTCGAGCTGCTGCCTTTGTCCGCCCCGTCTCCGGAGCCGTCGGTGCTCTGGCCGTCGTCGGCGCCGTCGCCCGGGGTCGGGGTGGTGGTGCCGTCGTCCATGGAGGGAGGGGTCGTCTCCCCACCGTCACCGGGCTCCTCGGCGGGCGGATCGCTGGGCTGCTCGGGCTCCGGGGTCGGCTCCGGAGTGGGCTCGGGATCCGGGGTCGGCTCCGGGTCCGGAGAGGGCTCAGGATCCGGGGGCGGCTCCTCCTCGGGCGGCGCAGCCACGGTGAACCCGACGGTGTCCTGCACGCTGTTGACGGTGACGATGGCCGAGTAGTCGCCCTCGGTCTCGGGAGCGAAGGTCGCCGAGACGCCGCCATCGGAATCGGCGGTCACATCGGCGTCCTCTTGGGAGTCCGAGTTCCCGGGAATGAAGATCTCGATGGTCCCGGACCCGGGGTACGGGGCGAAGCAGGTACCGGAGATCGTCACGGACTGACCGACGGTGATCGACGACGAGGACGCGCTGGCCTGCGGATTCTGGTCCTGGCAGTCCGCAGACGGGGCGGGGTCCCCGCCCCCGTCGGACGCGTCGCCCGGCGCCGCGAACGCGGCCGTCGGCCCCATCGCGCACGCCGCAGCGAGCAGGAGCCCGGCGCTGACGCGGGCGGTGGTGCGGCGGACGATCATCGGAACCTCTCAGGTGGCATGCAGGACCGGTCATACTGTATGGGGCGACAGTGCTCCCGTGACCCACGATGTGTTCATCGCGCGGCAAACTCTTCATGAACAGCCGTCCGGGAGCGGACCCGAGGAGCCGACATGATCGAGAATGTGCCCGGCGACCCCGAGCCCTCCACCGACGAGCGCCCCACCGGGGAGACCCTCACCGAGGCGCAGGTCCACGAGATCGCCGAGGAGGCGGACGCGGTGGTCCGCGAGATCGCCACGATCGTCGAGGGCAAGGACGAGGTCGCGCGCATCGCGGTGCTCGTGCTGCTGGCCGGCGGGCACCTCCTGGTCGAGGACATCCCGGGCGTCGGCAAGACGATGCTCGCCAAGTCCCTGGCCGCAGCGCTCGGCGCCGAGCGCCACCGCATCCAGTTCACCCCCGACCTGCTGCCCGGCGACGTCACCGGCGCGAGCGTGTTCAACCAGGCCAGCGGCGAGTTCGAGTTCCGTCCCGGCGCCGTGTTCACCCAGATCCTGCTGGCCGACGAGATCAACCGCGCCTCTCCGAAGACCCAGTCCGCCCTCCTCGAGGCGATGGAGGAGCGGCAGGTCAGCGTCGACGGCACCACCTACGCCCTCGCCGAGCCGTTCATGGTCGTCGCCACCGCCAACCCTGTCGAGATGGAGGGCACCTACCGCCTGCCCGAGGCGCAGCGCGACCGGTTCCTCGCCCAGACCTCCATGGGCTACCCGGTCCCGTCGGCCGAGGCGCGGATGCTCGCCGCCCAGGCCGGCCCCGTCCCCATCGGGGACCGCGACATCCTCGACGCCGTCACCGAGCGCACCAGCCCGGAGCGGATCGCCGCCCATGTGCGGGCCGTGCGCGCCGTCCACGCCTCCCCGGTGGTGCTCGACTACGTGGTGCGTCTGGCGGATGCGACCCGCTCCCACCCGCAGATCACCCTCGGCGCCTCGCCCCGCGCGGCCGTGCACCTGGTCCGCGCGGCGAAGGCGAAGGCGGCGCTGTCGGGCCGCACCTACGTCACCCCGCAGGACGTGCACGACGTGATCATGCCGGTGTGGCGCCACCGCCTGCACCTGACCCCGCAGGCCCTCTCGCGCGGGGCGAGCGCGGGCGATCTGCTGGATCAGGTGCTGCGCAGCACGGCGCAGACGTGAGCCCCCGAGCGGCCACCGGGGCGCGACCGGGCAGCCTCCTGCGCCCCACCGGGCGCGGCCTCGTGATCCTCCTGGCCTGCCCGGCGCTGTGGCTGCTCAGCGACCTCACCCGCGTCACCCCCGCGCGTCAGCTCGCCGCCGCGCTCCTGCTGATCCTCGTCGTCTCCGCGGTCTCGATGGCCGTGATCTCGGTGGGGCTGCGCGTGAGCAGGCGGGTCGTGGACGATGCGGTGCCCGTCGGCGGCGTCGCCCGCGTGATGCTCGAGGTGACCGGCAGCGCCCTGATCACCACCCTCCCGCTCGGCCGCGGGATCGTGCGCGAGCACCTGCCGGCCGCGCTCGGCGGCCAGGGCGACCTGCCGCTCGCCCGCCGCATGCCCCACGTCCTGCACGTCACCCGCCGCGGCGGCCACGACCTCGGCCCCTGCTCCCTCATCGTCCGCGACGTGTTCGGCCTGTTCCACCTTCGCCGCACCGTCGTGGACGCGCAGCGGATCACGGGCCTGCCCGTCGTCGCCGAGATGACCCCCGCGGCCGAGCGCGCCACCGGCATCGCCCCCGAGGCCGTCGTCGGCGTGGCCCCGGTGCCGGGCATCGGCGAGATCGGCCCGATCGCCCGCCCCTACGCCAGCGGCGACGACATCCGCAGGATCCACTGGCGCGCGAGCGCCCGCGTCGGCCGCCTCATGACCCGCGAGGACGAGCCCGCCGCCGGGCGCAGCGCCGTGGTCGTCCTGGACACCACCCGCCGCGAGGGCCTCACCGCCCAGGTCGAGGACGCGCTCGTCTCGCACGCCGCGACCGTGCTCGAGGCACTGGGCCTGAACGGTTGGGAGGTGCGGATCGTCGACGCCGCCGGCGACGAGATCACCCGCACCCAGCGTCGACGGGGCATCCCCGGCCCGTCGCCGCTGGGGAGCGAGGCCGATGCCCTCGAGCGCCGCGCCTCCCTGCTCGCCCTCGCCGACGTCGACTTCGACGACGACATCGCGGCCGACGGGGTCGGGCACGACCACGCGGCCGGGCACGCCGAGCTCGCCATCGCGCTCGGGCCCGACACCGGCGAGCCCTTCTCCGGCCTCGAGCTGGACCGCTTCGCCGGCCGCGCCACCCACCGCACGGCGATCGCGCTGCGCCCGGCCCTGCCCGACGAGGACGAGGACGGGGGGCGCGGGGCGCGGCGCGCGCGCCGCATCGGCCCGGCCGACGGGGACGATTTCGGCCACGCCCATGAGCGCTACGCGCAGCAGCTCGCCGCCGCCCGCGCCGAGCGCCCGCCGCGCCACTCCCGGATCTGGACCTGGACCCTCGTGGGCGGCACCAGCGCCGACACCCTCAGCGACCTGCTCACCGCGGCCGAGGAGGAGACGGCATGAGCGGGAAGAGGGTGAGCGGGGAGCACACGAGCGGGAAGAACGAGAGCCGGGAGGAGACGCCGTGAGCCCGCTGCTCGGCCGACCCACCCTCGAGGGCGGCGCCCTGACCGGCCGCGCGCTGCTGCTGCTCGTCGCCGTGCTCCTCGCCGCCGCCCCCATCACCCAGCTGCTCGCCGGGTCGTCCTGGTTCCTCATCGCCATGACGTGTGCGATGCCGGTGATCCTCGGCGGGCTCGTGCTGCGTCACCTGCTGCGCCGCACCCTGCTCGTGCCCGTGCTGCAGCTGGTCCTGATCGTGGTGCTGCTGCTGGTCGTCGAGACGTTCGTGGGGGTAGCGCCCTGGAGCGAAGGGCCGCTCGCCGTGATCGCCGCCCAGCAGGAGGTGTTCCGCCTCGGCGTGCGGGAGCTCGCCTCCGGCGTCGCGCCGCTGCTGCTCGGCCCCGAGGGGACCGTGCTCGCCGTCGCCATCGGCGCGCTCGTGGTGCTCGTGCTGGACATGATGTTCCTCGACCTCGGCTGGCACACCCCCACCGGGCTCGCGCTCATGGGGTCACTGCTCATCCCTTCGTTGCAGCAGCCCGCCGGCGGTCCCTGGTGGCAGGTGGTGCTGCCCGTCGCCGCCGGTGCCGCGATCCTCGCCACCCGCACCGCCCACGGCGACCCCCGCTACCTCGTGGGGGACCGGCGCCCCCAGGCCGGGCCCCTCCACCGCCCCTGGCGGACCCTCGGCGCGGCGGCGCTGAGCGTCGCGCTCGTCGCCGGGCTCACCCCGCTGCTCGCCCCCGCCCTGCCCCAGCTTGTGGAGCCGCGGGTCGCCCTGAACGTCGAGCTGCTGAACCGCTGGCAGGACCCCGACGCGCCCGCGCTCGGCCCGGTCATGGTCGACGACTCCGTCTCGGTGCGCCGCGCCCTGCTCGAGCAGAGCGACACCGAGGTGCTGCGCTACACCACCACCTCCACCGACCCCTCCTACCTGCGCCTGCGCACCCTGAACAGCTTCGACGGCGAGACCTTCCGCGCCACCGCCTCCGGCGAGGGCGTGGACCTGGGCCTGGACGCCTTCTCCACCGCGCGCGACGACGGCCGGACCCTCGGGGACGCGTCGGGCGACGTCACCCGGATGCAGATCCAGAGCTATGCCGGGGACCGCCTGCCCGTCCCCGAGAACCTCCGCCGCCTCGACGCGGACGACCCCGCGCTGCAGGACGCGGTGTCCCTCGACCCCGTCAGCGGCGAGGCGAGGACCGGTGCGACCGCCATGGGACTCGTCGGCCAGCAGTACGAGATCCTCTCCGAGCCGACCGCCGCCACCCCCGACGAGCTGCGCACCGTCCCCGACTCCCAGCTCCGCGCCCCCTTCGACACCGGCTACACCTCCAGCGACGAGGTGCCGCAGGTCGCCGCCGACCTCGCCGAGGAGGTCGCGGCCAACGCCGGGGCCGACAACGCCTTCGACACCGCGCTCGCCTACCAGGACTACTTCCGCAACACCTTCGCCTACTCCCTGACCGTCTCCACCCCGCCCGGCGCGGACCCGCTGGAGTCCTTCCTCGAGGACCGCATCGGGTACTGCGAGCAGTTCGCCGCGGCGTTCGCGCTGATGATGACCTCGCAGGGCTACCCGACCCGCGTGGTCATCGGCTTCACCGCCGGGGACGTGGACGGCGAGGAGCGCACCGTCACCGCCCGCAACGCCCACGCCTGGCCCGAGGTGTGGTTCGGGCCCGAGTACGGCTGGGTCCAGTTCGAGCCCACCCCCGCCGCGGCCGCGAACGGCGTGCGCACGCCCGCCGTCACCGATGCCACCGCCGGGGCGGACGACGTCGAGGCGCCGACCGACGCCCCGACCACCGAGGCGCCCAGCGACTCGCCCTCGAGCACCGAGGAGGGAACTACCGAGGAGCAGTCCTCGGCCGAGGCGCAGGCATCGGACGCCGGCGGCGTCTCGACCGGGACCGTGCGCCGCGTCGAGTTCGGCATGTTCACCGTGCTCGGCCTCGGCGTGCTGGTCACGGTCGCGGCCGCGGCCACCGTGCTGATGATCCGCCGACGGCGGGTGACAGCGCGCGAGGAGCGCTGGGCGGCGCTCGCTGAGGGCGTCGGGGGCGGCGCGGCCGACGGGGGCGGGGCCGACGGGGGTGCGGCCGACGGGGGCGGAGCCCCCGCGCCCGGTGGACGCGGCGGCGCGCCCGCCGACCCGTACTCCGCCGAGCGCTTGCGACGCCGGGCCGGGGAGCTCGCCTGGTCCGAGCTCGAGCGGGAGCTGTCCGTGCGCCGGCTCGCTATCCGCTGGCTCGGGATCACCGGCGCTTGGGGCCGCCCGCCGCAGCAGCTCACACTGGACCGCACCCTGCCCCCGCACC
This genomic interval from Brachybacterium aquaticum contains the following:
- a CDS encoding AAA family ATPase — translated: MIENVPGDPEPSTDERPTGETLTEAQVHEIAEEADAVVREIATIVEGKDEVARIAVLVLLAGGHLLVEDIPGVGKTMLAKSLAAALGAERHRIQFTPDLLPGDVTGASVFNQASGEFEFRPGAVFTQILLADEINRASPKTQSALLEAMEERQVSVDGTTYALAEPFMVVATANPVEMEGTYRLPEAQRDRFLAQTSMGYPVPSAEARMLAAQAGPVPIGDRDILDAVTERTSPERIAAHVRAVRAVHASPVVLDYVVRLADATRSHPQITLGASPRAAVHLVRAAKAKAALSGRTYVTPQDVHDVIMPVWRHRLHLTPQALSRGASAGDLLDQVLRSTAQT
- a CDS encoding DUF58 domain-containing protein: MSPRAATGARPGSLLRPTGRGLVILLACPALWLLSDLTRVTPARQLAAALLLILVVSAVSMAVISVGLRVSRRVVDDAVPVGGVARVMLEVTGSALITTLPLGRGIVREHLPAALGGQGDLPLARRMPHVLHVTRRGGHDLGPCSLIVRDVFGLFHLRRTVVDAQRITGLPVVAEMTPAAERATGIAPEAVVGVAPVPGIGEIGPIARPYASGDDIRRIHWRASARVGRLMTREDEPAAGRSAVVVLDTTRREGLTAQVEDALVSHAATVLEALGLNGWEVRIVDAAGDEITRTQRRRGIPGPSPLGSEADALERRASLLALADVDFDDDIAADGVGHDHAAGHAELAIALGPDTGEPFSGLELDRFAGRATHRTAIALRPALPDEDEDGGRGARRARRIGPADGDDFGHAHERYAQQLAAARAERPPRHSRIWTWTLVGGTSADTLSDLLTAAEEETA
- a CDS encoding DUF3488 and transglutaminase-like domain-containing protein encodes the protein MSPLLGRPTLEGGALTGRALLLLVAVLLAAAPITQLLAGSSWFLIAMTCAMPVILGGLVLRHLLRRTLLVPVLQLVLIVVLLLVVETFVGVAPWSEGPLAVIAAQQEVFRLGVRELASGVAPLLLGPEGTVLAVAIGALVVLVLDMMFLDLGWHTPTGLALMGSLLIPSLQQPAGGPWWQVVLPVAAGAAILATRTAHGDPRYLVGDRRPQAGPLHRPWRTLGAAALSVALVAGLTPLLAPALPQLVEPRVALNVELLNRWQDPDAPALGPVMVDDSVSVRRALLEQSDTEVLRYTTTSTDPSYLRLRTLNSFDGETFRATASGEGVDLGLDAFSTARDDGRTLGDASGDVTRMQIQSYAGDRLPVPENLRRLDADDPALQDAVSLDPVSGEARTGATAMGLVGQQYEILSEPTAATPDELRTVPDSQLRAPFDTGYTSSDEVPQVAADLAEEVAANAGADNAFDTALAYQDYFRNTFAYSLTVSTPPGADPLESFLEDRIGYCEQFAAAFALMMTSQGYPTRVVIGFTAGDVDGEERTVTARNAHAWPEVWFGPEYGWVQFEPTPAAAANGVRTPAVTDATAGADDVEAPTDAPTTEAPSDSPSSTEEGTTEEQSSAEAQASDAGGVSTGTVRRVEFGMFTVLGLGVLVTVAAAATVLMIRRRRVTAREERWAALAEGVGGGAADGGGADGGAADGGGAPAPGGRGGAPADPYSAERLRRRAGELAWSELERELSVRRLAIRWLGITGAWGRPPQQLTLDRTLPPHRALDDLLDQIAAGSREVTAEDRAAAGRVADAHTAAVYAARLPEAGEGAAGAVSAAPSAAPASSATTEPAASPATRPARPVHPLRHDADRLVELIRTAR
- a CDS encoding LPXTG cell wall anchor domain-containing protein, coding for MIVRRTTARVSAGLLLAAACAMGPTAAFAAPGDASDGGGDPAPSADCQDQNPQASASSSSITVGQSVTISGTCFAPYPGSGTIEIFIPGNSDSQEDADVTADSDGGVSATFAPETEGDYSAIVTVNSVQDTVGFTVAAPPEEEPPPDPEPSPDPEPTPDPEPTPEPTPEPEQPSDPPAEEPGDGGETTPPSMDDGTTTPTPGDGADDGQSTDGSGDGADKGSSSTDESQTGGQQTGDQTGGTNNNGQPSASAGEDSTSGQNTPPPGASAQSPTATDPAAPSTATNPFPRSGDPSAAGRPAPAAHAPQQPPAAPSNATNDFPAAIPEYTQAQVEKGNLALLMTSLFAHGVSEGQVGTAPADAHAVIDPATGAQNGQATDATGATAPAASDGGGEGSEASDGGGELAETGTSVMLPAAVAVLALLGGVGAIWLQRRRNG